The following are encoded in a window of Deltaproteobacteria bacterium PRO3 genomic DNA:
- a CDS encoding peptidylprolyl isomerase, with product MSNPRVVSFHYALTDPNGNLIDSTEGGEPFTFMEGVGQMIPGLESQMGGLKKGDKKTLQVPHGQAYGERDESLVLQVPRDKFPVKEIQIGDKFQVGNAPGGPPMTVADLDDKNVILDGNHPLAGVDLTFQVEIVDAREATEQEVAHGHAHGAHGHDH from the coding sequence ATGTCCAATCCTCGAGTTGTTTCGTTCCATTACGCCCTGACCGATCCCAACGGCAATCTCATCGATTCCACCGAGGGCGGCGAACCCTTCACCTTCATGGAAGGAGTGGGGCAGATGATCCCCGGCCTCGAATCCCAAATGGGCGGCCTGAAGAAGGGCGACAAGAAGACCCTCCAGGTACCCCACGGCCAGGCCTACGGCGAGCGCGACGAGAGCCTCGTGCTCCAGGTACCGCGCGACAAGTTTCCGGTGAAAGAGATCCAAATCGGCGACAAGTTCCAAGTGGGCAACGCCCCCGGCGGCCCCCCCATGACCGTCGCCGACCTCGACGACAAAAACGTGATCCTCGACGGCAACCACCCCCTCGCGGGCGTCGACCTCACCTTCCAAGTCGAGATCGTCGACGCGCGCGAGGCTACCGAGCAGGAAGTGGCCCACGGCCACGCCCACGGCGCCCATGGACACGATCATTAA
- a CDS encoding alpha/beta fold hydrolase, which produces MLHGSVENGRVFYSEAGKGLAPYLAEHGYDVYVGDLRGRGASRPAIGPRSRYGQTEQIAEDIPAMLRAIRERRGPVPQHWIAHSWGGVLLASAYARFPEIRPWVKSLACFASKRRIRVFNWEKFVKIDLFWNWGARFLVGLYGYLPMKELRLGADNETALSHRQNRLWVQPNYPWIDPADGFDYAAALAEAKLPRTLHLVGCADRSLGHPSDVEDFIQETHPGRFEYRILGRRWGNLHDYGHIDILTHPDAREDHFPWLLHWLKGEPLPTRPGRR; this is translated from the coding sequence CTGCTCCACGGCTCCGTCGAAAACGGCCGCGTCTTTTATTCCGAGGCCGGCAAGGGCCTCGCCCCCTACCTGGCCGAGCACGGCTACGACGTCTACGTCGGCGACCTGCGCGGCCGCGGCGCCTCCCGTCCCGCGATCGGGCCCCGCTCGCGCTACGGGCAGACCGAGCAGATCGCCGAGGATATCCCCGCGATGCTCCGCGCCATCCGCGAACGGCGGGGCCCCGTCCCGCAGCACTGGATCGCGCACAGCTGGGGCGGCGTCCTGCTGGCCTCCGCCTACGCGCGCTTTCCCGAGATAAGGCCCTGGGTGAAGTCCCTCGCCTGCTTCGCGAGCAAGCGGCGCATCCGCGTCTTCAATTGGGAAAAATTCGTCAAGATCGACCTGTTTTGGAATTGGGGGGCCAGGTTCCTGGTGGGGCTCTACGGCTACCTGCCGATGAAAGAGCTGCGCCTGGGCGCCGACAACGAGACCGCCCTCTCCCACCGGCAAAACCGCCTGTGGGTGCAGCCGAACTATCCCTGGATCGACCCGGCCGACGGCTTCGACTACGCGGCGGCCCTGGCCGAGGCGAAGCTGCCGCGGACCCTGCACCTCGTGGGCTGCGCGGACCGCAGCCTCGGACACCCGAGCGACGTGGAGGATTTCATCCAGGAGACGCATCCCGGCCGCTTCGAATATCGTATCTTGGGAAGGCGCTGGGGAAACCTCCACGACTACGGGCACATCGACATCCTGACGCACCCCGACGCGCGGGAAGATCATTTCCCCTGGCTATTGCATTGGTTGAAAGGCGAGCCCTTGCCTACTCGTCCAGGACGAAGGTGA
- a CDS encoding dodecin domain-containing protein, which yields MAVARKTQIVASSKESFHDAVNQAISRAAKTLRGITGLEVVAQKAKVEKKKIVEYRVECWITFVLDE from the coding sequence ATGGCCGTCGCTCGCAAGACCCAAATCGTGGCTTCCTCGAAGGAAAGCTTCCACGACGCCGTCAACCAGGCCATCTCTCGCGCCGCCAAGACCCTGCGCGGCATCACCGGCTTGGAGGTCGTCGCCCAAAAGGCGAAGGTGGAGAAGAAAAAGATCGTCGAGTACCGCGTCGAGTGCTGGATCACCTTCGTCCTGGACGAGTAG
- a CDS encoding NCS2 family permease yields the protein MTPKTPRLFVPGDLDGFFGLFIDNLLQLMLIAVFSTAVAGLPEDLVTHRILPGAAVSILLGNVFYSWQAWRLAKRSGRDDVTALPYGINTPSLVAFLFLIMGPIYQETKNPTLVWQVGLFACLLSGLLETVGAFFGDWLRRHTPRAALLSSLAGVALTFIALGFIFQIFASPAVALLPMMLILFAYAAKVKLPLGLPGGFVAVLLGVGLAWLLRLLGFDYFQPAALNYSFGFHPPQPVPGDFVAMLGSSWGWRHMAVIFPMALFNLIGSLQNLESAEAAGDRYETRPSLIANGLCSVLAAFLGSAFPTTIYIGHPGWKAMGARIGYSLLNGALITLLCLFGGISLVLRFVPLEATLGILLWIGLVMTAQAFQEVPRRHALAVAMGLIPSLAAWTLMVVETSLQKAGTTLLAVAPKFGNQLFIHGVIALNQGFLISSMILASVVVFLVEREFRKAAAWCAAAAVLAAVGLIHAYDLTALGVQNHFGWAAAPEFALSYGLSAAVFLAAAYWVKPAMGAPASGRGE from the coding sequence ATGACCCCCAAAACCCCGCGGCTCTTCGTCCCCGGCGACCTGGACGGCTTCTTCGGCCTCTTCATCGACAATCTGCTGCAGCTGATGCTGATCGCCGTCTTCAGCACCGCGGTGGCGGGCCTGCCCGAGGACTTGGTCACCCACCGCATCCTGCCGGGGGCGGCCGTCTCCATCCTCTTGGGCAACGTCTTCTATTCCTGGCAGGCCTGGCGCCTGGCCAAGCGCAGCGGGCGCGACGACGTCACCGCCCTTCCCTACGGAATCAACACCCCCAGCCTGGTGGCCTTCCTCTTCCTGATCATGGGGCCGATCTATCAGGAGACGAAAAATCCGACCTTGGTCTGGCAGGTCGGTCTCTTCGCCTGCCTGCTGAGCGGCCTGCTCGAGACCGTGGGCGCCTTTTTCGGCGACTGGCTGCGGCGCCACACGCCGCGGGCGGCCCTGCTCTCCTCCCTGGCCGGCGTCGCGCTCACCTTCATCGCCCTGGGCTTCATTTTCCAGATCTTCGCCTCTCCGGCCGTCGCGCTTTTGCCGATGATGCTGATCCTCTTCGCCTACGCGGCGAAGGTGAAGCTGCCCTTGGGCCTGCCCGGGGGTTTCGTCGCCGTCCTCTTGGGGGTCGGTTTGGCCTGGCTGCTGCGCCTGCTGGGCTTCGATTATTTCCAGCCGGCGGCCTTAAACTACAGCTTTGGCTTTCACCCGCCGCAGCCGGTGCCGGGCGACTTCGTCGCGATGCTCGGCAGCTCCTGGGGCTGGCGGCACATGGCGGTGATCTTCCCCATGGCCCTGTTCAACTTGATCGGCTCGCTGCAAAACTTGGAGAGCGCCGAGGCGGCCGGCGACCGTTACGAGACGCGGCCCTCGCTGATCGCCAACGGCCTGTGCAGCGTCCTGGCCGCCTTCCTCGGCTCGGCCTTTCCCACGACGATCTACATCGGGCACCCCGGCTGGAAGGCGATGGGCGCGCGGATCGGCTACTCGCTGCTGAACGGCGCCCTCATCACCCTGCTCTGCCTGTTCGGCGGGATCTCCCTGGTCTTGAGGTTCGTGCCCCTGGAGGCGACGCTGGGGATCCTGCTCTGGATCGGTCTGGTGATGACGGCCCAGGCCTTCCAGGAGGTGCCTCGGCGCCACGCCCTCGCGGTGGCGATGGGGCTCATCCCTTCGCTGGCGGCCTGGACGCTCATGGTGGTCGAGACCTCTCTGCAGAAGGCGGGGACGACGCTCCTCGCGGTCGCGCCCAAATTCGGCAACCAGCTCTTCATCCACGGCGTGATCGCGCTCAACCAAGGATTCCTGATCAGCTCGATGATCCTGGCCTCGGTGGTCGTATTTTTGGTCGAGCGGGAATTTCGCAAGGCCGCGGCCTGGTGCGCGGCGGCGGCCGTCCTGGCCGCGGTGGGCCTCATCCACGCCTACGACCTGACGGCGTTGGGCGTGCAGAATCATTTCGGCTGGGCCGCGGCGCCGGAGTTCGCCCTGTCCTACGGCCTGAGCGCGGCAGTCTTCCTGGCGGCGGCTTATTGGGTTAAGCCTGCAATGGGCGCCCCAGCGAGCGGCCGGGGGGAGTGA